Proteins found in one Choloepus didactylus isolate mChoDid1 chromosome 3, mChoDid1.pri, whole genome shotgun sequence genomic segment:
- the CCKAR gene encoding cholecystokinin receptor type A, whose product MDVADSLLANGSNISSPCELGLENETLFCLEQPHSSKEWQPAVQILLYSLIFLLSVLGNTLVIAVLVRNKRMRTVTNIFLLSLAVSDLMLCLFCMPFNLIPNLLKDFIFGSAVCKTTTYFMGASVSVSTFNLVAISLERYGAICKPLQSRVWQTKSHALKVIAATWCLSFIIMMPYPIYSILVPFTKNNNQTANMCRFLLPNDVMQQSWHTFLLLILFLIPGIVMIVAYGLISLELYQGIKFDASQKKSARERKLSSGSSGRYEDSDGCYLQKSRPPRKLELQQLSTSSRVGRIRSSSSTANLMAKKRVIRMLMVIVVLFFLCWMPIFSANAWRAYDTASAERRLSGAPISFILLLSYTSSCVNPIIYCFMNRRFRLGFMATFPCCPNPGPPGARGEAGEEEEGRTTGASLSRCSYSHMIASAPPP is encoded by the exons ATGGACGTGGCTGACAGCCTTCTTGCAAATGGGAGCAACATCAGTTCTCCATGTGAACTTGGGCTCGAAAATGAGACCCTCTTCTGCTTGGAGCAGCCCCATTCCTCCAAAG AGTGGCAGCCGGCGGTGCAGATTCTCTTGTATTCCTTGATATTCCTGCTCAGTGTGCTGGGAAACACGCTTGTCATCGCCGTGCTGGTTCGGAACAAGAGGATGAGGACCGTCACCAACATTTTCCTGCTCTCCCTGGCTGTCAGCGACCTCATGCTCTGCCTCTTCTGCATGCCGTTCAACCTCATCCCCAACCTGCTCAAGGATTTCATCTTCGGCAGTGCTGTTTGCAAGACAACCACCTACTTCATGG GTGCCTCGGTGAGCGTATCCACCTTTAATCTGGTGGCCATATCTCTGGAGAGATACGGTGCAATTTGCAAACCCTTACAGTCCCGGGTCTGGCAGACGAAATCCCATGCTTTGAAGGTGATTGCCGCTACCTGGTGTCTCTCCTTTATCATCATGATGCCATACCCAATTTATAGCATCTTGGTGCCTTTTACCAAAAATAACAACCAGACAGCGAATATGTGCCGCTTTCTTCTGCCAAATGATGTCATGCAGCAGTCCTG GCACACATTCCTGTTACTCATCCTCTTTCTTATTCCTGGAATTGTGATGATAGTGGCGTATGGACTAATCTCTTTGGAACTCTACCAAGGAATAAAATTTGATGCCAGCCAGAAGAAATCTGCTAGAG AAAGGAAACTCAGCAGCGGCAGCAGCGGCAGGTACGAGGACAGTGACGGGTGTTACCTGCAGAAGTCCAGACCCCCGAGGAAGCTGGAGCTGCAGCAGCTGTCCACCAGCAGCAGGGTCGGCCGCATCAGGAGCAGCAGCTCCACGGCCAACCTGATGGCCAAGAAGCGGGTGATCCGCATGCTCATGGTCATCGTGGTCCTCTTCTTTCTGTGCTGGATGCCCATCTTCAGTGCCAACGCCTGGCGGGCCTATGACACGGCCTCAGCTGAGCGCCGCCTCTCGGGGGCTCCCATTTCCTTCATCCTCCTGCTCTCCTACACCTCCTCCTGCGTCAACCCCATCATCTACTGCTTCATGAACAGAAGGTTCCGCCTCGGCTTCATGGCCACCTTCCCCTGCTGCCCCAACCCCGGCCCCCCAGGGGCGAGAGGAGAAgcgggagaggaggaggagggcagaaCCACAGGAGCCTCTCTGTCCAGGTGCTCGTACAGCCATATGATTGCCTCTGCCCCACCGCCATGA